The Couchioplanes caeruleus nucleotide sequence CACGCCGGTCGGCCCCGGCTTCTCGGCGGAGACCCCGGCCGGAACGCTCACCGCGCTGCCGCTGCGGCATTCGATCGAGACGTACGGGTACCGGCTCGCCGAACCGGACGGCCGCCGCATGCTACCCGCGCTGCTCGACGCGTACGGGATCCGCGGGCCGGCCGTCGGCGAGCTGCAACGCACCGGCCGGGCCGGCACCGTCACCCTCGAGGACGTCAGCGCGCCGCGGCCGGGCCAGCGGTTCGCCTTCGTGATGGACACCGGCCTGTGCGACAGCGTGTTCACCCTCGCCGAGGGCGCCGACCTGCTGGTCATCGAGTCGACGTTCCTGGCCGAGGACGCGGCGATGGCCGCCCAGGTCGGCCACCTGACGGCCGGCCAGGCCGCGTCGGTGGCCCGGCAGTCGGGGGTACGCACGCTGCTGCTCACCCACTTCTCCCAGCGGTACGCCGACAGCACCCGCTTCCTCGACGAGGCGCGCGCGGAGTTCGACGGCGACATCGTGATCGCCGAGGACCTGATGCGGGTCCCGATTCCTCCGCGGATAGGTTCGTCGCATGAGCGTGCTCCTGCGGCCGGCCGGTGAGGACGACCTGGCCGGCATCGGCGACCTGCACTACCGTTCGCGCGCCGCGGCGTACGCCGGCATCGTCTCCCCCGCCGCGCTGACCTTCGGCTCCCCGGCCGCGCTGGGCGAATGGTGGGCCGAGCGCTGGAGGTGGGAGCGGGAGACGCACCGGCTGACCGTGGCCGTCGACGGCCGGCGGCTCGCCGGGTTCACGTACCTGGGGCCGAGTGAGGAGCCGGGGGTCGCCGAGCTGTCCGCGATCCATGCCGATCCGGCGTACGTGGGCCGGGGCGTCGGCCGCGCCCTGATGATCGACGCGCTGGCCGCCCTGGCCCGGTACGGCGACCGCGCCGTGCTGTGGGTTCTGGCGGACAACGCGCGAGCCCGGCGCTTCTACGAGCGCGGCGGGTGGGTCGCCGACGGGCAGAGCCGCGTCGAGCCGATCGGTGACGAGCCGGTGACCCAGCTGCGCTACGTTATCTCCCCGAACGGATCTGCCGTCGCCTGAGGCCGGGATCAGCGCAGGACGAGCAGATCCAGCACGTCGATCAGCGGGCCCGTCGCGGCCGGCGCGGCGGCGCGGAGCCGTTCGACGCCCCGGGCATAGGCGTCATCGCTGATCAGCTGCAACAGGGTGTGCGCCTCGCGGCGTAGCCCGGCAGCCGCCTCCGCCAGCGACGGCGCGGAAACCTGGGCGACCGCCTCGAGTCCGGCGGTGACGAGACCGGCGCCGGCGAACGCGGCCTCGACGGCGGCCACGGTCGGGTAGGTGCCGTCCAGCGCGGCCTTGGCCTCCGGCCAGAAGTGGCACAGGGTGATGCCGTCGTGCCGGCCCGGGAACGCGGAACGGATCAGGACCGGGGCGCCGGGCTTCAGCACCCGACGGATCTCGCGGGCCGCGGCGGGCAGGTCGGGGATGTGGTGGATGACCGTGGAGAGCCAGACGGCGTCGACGCCGGCGTCGTCCACCGGGATGTCGGCGGCGTCACCGGCGAGCACACCCGGGACGACGGCCCGCTCACGCATCGCGGCGGACGGTTCGACCGCGAGGACGTCAGTGCCCGGCCACCACCCGCGGAAGGCCCGTGACCAGCTCCCGGTCCCGCAGCCGAGGTCGAGCAGGCGCATGCCCGGCCGCGGGGTCACGTACCGGGTGATCGCGTCACGCCACGCGCCGAGCGCGTCGTCGCCCAGGTGCCGGGTCGCCTCGAACGCGGCGGCGTCGGCACGGTCGTACGCGATGAGCGCCATGCCCCGAGCCAACCCGACAGCGATGCCGCTGCGCAAGGGGACCCACCGGCTCCCCCGCTCCCCGGAGGGAGGGCGGGAGCGCGTGACCGAGTGAATGCGGGGGAACCTGTGGTCACGCACTCCCGCCTACCACGCCCGCCCGCACCGGGTGCGCCTGGCCGGAGGCGCCGACCGGCGGAGGCGTGCCGGTCGATCGGTATGGGCGGGTCCAGTTGCGGGACACCGGCGAGCTGGCGGGGCAACGGCGGTGTCACCGCGGGGGTGGCGTCAGCCGGGCCGGACCTCTCCGGGGGACGGTCGGGCCGGCCGGTCGACGCCGGATGGGGTCGGTTCAGTCGAAATACCCTCGGTTCAGATCGTCGGTCTTGCGGACCTCGCGGCGTACCCGGTTGTCGTCGAAGACGCCGGGGATCTCGCGCAGGCTGTTGAGGTCGTGCCGCAGGGTCCACGCCTCGCGCCACGGGCGGCGGGACGCGGTCTCGGCGCGCTCGGCGAGGCGCCGCGGCGCGCACGGCCACCGCCATCCGCACCAGACACAGTTGCCGTCGTGACCGGCCTCGGCGTGCCGCCCCAGCATCTGCTGGGCGTCCTGCCAGAGCAGCCGGTCCACGATGCCGGCCGGCATGTCCTGGTCGACGATGGCCATCTTCTCCGAACCTCCCGGGACGAGTGCAGCTCTGTCGCACCCCATACAACCCCCGCACGCCACCCGCCGATCGGACTGAGTGTGCGACCTTCGCGACTATCTGTGACGACCGATGTTCGCCGTGGGCGGACGGCGTACGGACATCGATGCGGCGGCGGGGGCGTTGACGATGCCATGGACACCGAACACACGAGCGCCGAGACCGCGGCGCTCGACGCGTACAGCCGGGTTGTCACCGGCGTCGCCGCCGGTCTCCTGCCGTCGGTCGCCGCGCTCAGCGTGCGCACCCCGCGGGGTGCCGGGGCCGGCTCGGCGGTGACGTTCACCGACGACGGATTCCTGCTCACCAACGCCCACGTGGTCGCCGGCGCGAACGCCGGCACCGCCTCCTTCGCCGACGGGACCGACAGCCGCTTCGACGTCGTCGGCGCCGACGTGCTGTCCGACCTCGCCGTGGTCCGGGTGCACAACCCGGGCGCACCGGCCGCGCCGCTGGGCGACGCCGAGACCCTCCGCATCGGCCAGCTCGTCGTGGCCGTCGGCAACCCCATGGGCCTCGCCGGCTCCGTGACGGCCGGCGTCGTCTCCGGCCTCGGCCGGTCCCTGCCGGCCCGCGACGGCCGGCGCGTCCGCATCATCGACAACGTCATCCAGACCGACGCGGCGCTCAACCCCGGCAACTCGGGCGGCGCCCTGGCCGACTCCGGCGGCACGGTCGTCGGCATCAACACGGCGGTCGCGGGGTACGGCCTCGGCCTCGCCGTACCGATCAACCGGACCACCCGCCAGATCATCGGCGAGCTCGTCGGCACCGGCCGGGTCCGCCGCGCGTGGCTCGGCGTCGCCGGCGTGCCGGTCCCGCTCCCGCCGCCGCTGGCCGAACGGCTCGGCCAGAAGCTCGGGCTGCGGGTCGTCGAGGTGGTCCCGGGCAGCCCGGCCGGTACGGCGGGCATCTACCTGGGCGACATCCTGATCACGGCCGGCGGCGAACCGGTGCAGACCGTGCAGGCGCTGCAACGGCTGATGCTGGGGCCTGCGATCGGGAAGAACCTGCCCATCACGGTCCTCCGCAAGAACGCGCTGGTCGACGTGGTCACCGTCCCCGACGAACTGCGCTGAGACCCGCCCGCGACGCGAGGGGCGGGGCGTGTCGGGCAGCCGGACCGCCGGGCGCGGCAACCCGATCCGGGCCGGCCGAGGGCAGGCGGCCGGGGGCGGCTGAGGGCCGAACGGGCCGGGCAGTGTCGGACCGGGCGCGCCGGACCCGAGGCGACCGGGGCCGGGCGACCGGCGCCGTGAGCCGTCGAGCGGGCGCGGCGAGTCAGGCGGTGCTGCGGCATGCGCCCGTGCGGCACGCACCCCCCAGCATCCAGGGGTATCTAGCTGTGGTGCGGGGTTGGGGTTTGGGCGCAACCATTCACCCAGGTCGCCGGGGTCGGGGATCCGCTCATGAGCGCAAGCGAATGGATTCCCGCCCCCGGCCCTCGGCGGGAGCGACGGTCCGCACCCACCACCCCGCTACGACATCCAGCCCTTGAATTTGATCTTGCCGGAAGGGATCAGCTCAGGTGGGCGAGGAGGTCCTGCCTGGTGAGGACACCTGCCGGCTTGCCGTCGATGAGGACCATCGCCGCGTCCGCGTGCTCCAGCAGCGTGACCGCCTCGCTCACCGGCTGGCCGCCGCCGATCATGGGAAGCGGGTCGCCCATGTGGCGTTCGATCGTGTCGTGGAGGTGGGCCTGGCCGGTGAAGAGGGCGTCGAGGAGCGCCTTCTCCGCTATCGAGCCGGCCACCTCGCCGGTCACGACGGGCGGTTCGGCCTTGAGGACCGGGAGCTGGCTGATGCCGTACTCGCGCATGTAGTCGATCGCGTCGCGGACCGTCTCGGTGGGGTGGACGTGGACGAGCGGGGGCATCGTGCCGCCCTTGGACTCCAGGGCCGTGGCGACCGTGGGGGCGCCGTCGCCGGTGGCGAGGAAGCCGTACCGGGCCATCCAGGTGTCGTTGAAGATCTTGGAGAGGTAGCCGCGGCCGCCGTCGGGGAGCAGGACCACCACGACGTCGTCGGGGCCGGCCCTGCGGGCGGCCTCCAGCGCTGCCACCACCGCCATGCCGCAGCTGCCGCCGACGAGCAGGCCCTCCTCGCGGGCCAGGCGGCGGGTCATCTCGAACGAGTCCGAGTCGGACACCTCGATGACCTCGTCGCAGACGCCGCGGTCGTACGTCTGCGGCCAGAAGTCCTCGCCGACCCCCTCGACCAGGTACGGCCGGCCGGTGCCGCCGGAGTAGACCGAGCCCTCCGGGTCGGCGCCGACGATGCGGACGTTGCCCTGCTCCTTGAGGTAGCGGCCGACGCCGGAGATCGTGCCGCCGGTGCCGACGCCCGCCACGAAGTGCGTGATGCGGCCCTCGGTCTGCTTCCAGATCTCCGGGCCGGTCTCCTCGTAGTGCGAGCGCGGGTTCGCCGGGTTGCTGTACTGGTCGGGCTTCCAGGCGCCGGGGATCTCGCGGGCCAGCCGGTCCGAGACGTTGTAGTAGGAGCGCGGGTCCTCGGGAGCGACGGCGGTCGGGCAGACGACCACCTCGGCACCGTACGCCCGCAGCACGTTCTGCTTGTCCTCGCTGACCTTGTCGGGGCAGACGAAGATGCACCGGTAGCCGCGCAGCTGGGCGACGAGGGCCAGCCCCACGCCCGTGTTGCCGCTGGTCGGCTCCACGATGGTGCCGCCCTCTTTCAGGAGGCCGGCCTTCTCGGCGTCCTCCACCATCCGTACGGCGATCCGGTCCTTCACCGACCCGCCGGGGTTGAAGTACTCCACCTTGGCGAGGACGGTCGCGGAGATGCCCTCGGTGACGTTCCGCAGCCGGACGAGGGGGGTGTCCCCGATGATCTCGACGACGTTGTCGTAGTACCGCACGTCTTTGTGCCCTTCTCGGTGCTGGCCAGTGCAATCTCAGGCCAGCCTACGGCTCACGGCACCACGGTCCCGGGCAGGACGGCGTCGCGTTGCTTCTCCCACTGCAGGAACCGGTCGGTCTCGCTCAGCACGGAACCCGCCAGCCAGGCGATCATCGCGGCGTCGTCGACGAGCCCGAAGACGAACAGCGCCGCCTCGGGGATCACGTCGATCGGCGAGATCACGTACGCGGTGGCGGC carries:
- a CDS encoding ribonuclease Z → MRELTILGSASQVPTRHRNHNGYHLRWDDEVILFDPGEGTQRQMLMAGLAVTPLRRICITHFHGDHALGLPGVIQRISLDKVPHPVHVHYPAGGHAYFDRLRHATSFYDVADLVPTPVGPGFSAETPAGTLTALPLRHSIETYGYRLAEPDGRRMLPALLDAYGIRGPAVGELQRTGRAGTVTLEDVSAPRPGQRFAFVMDTGLCDSVFTLAEGADLLVIESTFLAEDAAMAAQVGHLTAGQAASVARQSGVRTLLLTHFSQRYADSTRFLDEARAEFDGDIVIAEDLMRVPIPPRIGSSHERAPAAGR
- a CDS encoding GNAT family N-acetyltransferase — its product is MSVLLRPAGEDDLAGIGDLHYRSRAAAYAGIVSPAALTFGSPAALGEWWAERWRWERETHRLTVAVDGRRLAGFTYLGPSEEPGVAELSAIHADPAYVGRGVGRALMIDALAALARYGDRAVLWVLADNARARRFYERGGWVADGQSRVEPIGDEPVTQLRYVISPNGSAVA
- a CDS encoding class I SAM-dependent methyltransferase — its product is MALIAYDRADAAAFEATRHLGDDALGAWRDAITRYVTPRPGMRLLDLGCGTGSWSRAFRGWWPGTDVLAVEPSAAMRERAVVPGVLAGDAADIPVDDAGVDAVWLSTVIHHIPDLPAAAREIRRVLKPGAPVLIRSAFPGRHDGITLCHFWPEAKAALDGTYPTVAAVEAAFAGAGLVTAGLEAVAQVSAPSLAEAAAGLRREAHTLLQLISDDAYARGVERLRAAAPAATGPLIDVLDLLVLR
- a CDS encoding S1C family serine protease, which encodes MDTEHTSAETAALDAYSRVVTGVAAGLLPSVAALSVRTPRGAGAGSAVTFTDDGFLLTNAHVVAGANAGTASFADGTDSRFDVVGADVLSDLAVVRVHNPGAPAAPLGDAETLRIGQLVVAVGNPMGLAGSVTAGVVSGLGRSLPARDGRRVRIIDNVIQTDAALNPGNSGGALADSGGTVVGINTAVAGYGLGLAVPINRTTRQIIGELVGTGRVRRAWLGVAGVPVPLPPPLAERLGQKLGLRVVEVVPGSPAGTAGIYLGDILITAGGEPVQTVQALQRLMLGPAIGKNLPITVLRKNALVDVVTVPDELR
- a CDS encoding cystathionine beta-synthase — protein: MRYYDNVVEIIGDTPLVRLRNVTEGISATVLAKVEYFNPGGSVKDRIAVRMVEDAEKAGLLKEGGTIVEPTSGNTGVGLALVAQLRGYRCIFVCPDKVSEDKQNVLRAYGAEVVVCPTAVAPEDPRSYYNVSDRLAREIPGAWKPDQYSNPANPRSHYEETGPEIWKQTEGRITHFVAGVGTGGTISGVGRYLKEQGNVRIVGADPEGSVYSGGTGRPYLVEGVGEDFWPQTYDRGVCDEVIEVSDSDSFEMTRRLAREEGLLVGGSCGMAVVAALEAARRAGPDDVVVVLLPDGGRGYLSKIFNDTWMARYGFLATGDGAPTVATALESKGGTMPPLVHVHPTETVRDAIDYMREYGISQLPVLKAEPPVVTGEVAGSIAEKALLDALFTGQAHLHDTIERHMGDPLPMIGGGQPVSEAVTLLEHADAAMVLIDGKPAGVLTRQDLLAHLS
- a CDS encoding YkvA family protein, which produces MAKTLRRASAFGALAKALVSGARGGPSLGKRMAALPRMLKATARGEYDGGMRVIMMTAATAYVISPIDVIPEAALFVFGLVDDAAMIAWLAGSVLSETDRFLQWEKQRDAVLPGTVVP